In one window of Haloprofundus halophilus DNA:
- a CDS encoding CPBP family intramembrane glutamic endopeptidase has protein sequence MGTASGSVTSAATAIVSGTALGVFGLGFGTLLAALVIVAVLSSGVAELSPTLVLVVGLVTTQGIGCFLTAVVYARYRHRIGALLARVVGQRSWLPTQQFAIPARIPSLRDLLLVAVAYVGVFGLVGAVGYAISAAGVEGATNNSVALGLENPVLLLWLIPGSILLIGPGEELLFRGVVQGRFRKRFGPVVAISLASVVFASVHFFALSGAASARFVTIGLLLVPAVTFGVVYELSENIVVPALVHGLYNATLFGFLYLSTLVS, from the coding sequence ATGGGTACTGCTAGCGGGTCGGTCACCTCGGCGGCGACCGCGATCGTCAGCGGGACCGCCCTCGGCGTGTTCGGTCTCGGCTTCGGGACGCTCCTGGCGGCGCTCGTCATCGTCGCCGTGCTGTCTTCTGGCGTCGCCGAACTCTCGCCGACGCTCGTCTTGGTGGTCGGGTTGGTGACGACACAGGGAATCGGCTGCTTTCTCACCGCTGTCGTCTACGCGCGGTACCGACACCGAATCGGGGCGCTGCTCGCGAGAGTCGTCGGCCAGCGGAGTTGGTTGCCGACACAGCAGTTCGCGATTCCGGCTCGCATCCCTTCGCTCCGTGACCTGCTGTTGGTGGCCGTCGCCTACGTCGGCGTCTTCGGACTCGTCGGCGCCGTCGGCTACGCGATCTCGGCCGCGGGCGTCGAGGGTGCGACGAACAACAGCGTGGCCCTCGGATTGGAGAATCCCGTGCTCTTGCTGTGGCTGATTCCGGGGTCGATTCTCCTCATCGGTCCCGGTGAGGAGCTTCTGTTCCGCGGCGTCGTCCAAGGGCGGTTCCGCAAGCGGTTCGGCCCCGTCGTCGCCATCTCGCTCGCGAGCGTCGTCTTCGCGTCGGTGCACTTCTTCGCGCTGTCGGGGGCCGCGAGTGCGCGCTTCGTCACCATTGGACTACTGCTTGTCCCCGCCGTGACCTTCGGCGTCGTATACGAACTCTCTGAGAACATCGTCGTTCCGGCGCTCGTCCACGGACTGTACAACGCGACGCTGTTCGGCTTCCTGTACCTGAGTACGCTCGTCTCGTGA
- a CDS encoding helix-turn-helix transcriptional regulator has protein sequence MTDPLEEIEFLARSQNRIAVLDAVASGPHTRRELEDAVGASQPTLARILRDFEERRWVEREGTQYVPTPSGSFVAASFTDLLSNVETEVHIRPVVQWLPTAHLDVDLARFGDARITRPTRTSPNGPLKRALELSARAETQLVASYVLNHEMLETLHGAVVEGTQSLRGVLSRETVETLRDDPASQRRLRELLSCEDADLRLAEEPIPFAVGVADETVFFFLRDDDGLLRALLESTDSEIREWAVRAVDDYWNRGVGVDAGVDS, from the coding sequence ATGACGGACCCGCTCGAGGAGATCGAGTTCCTCGCGCGCTCGCAGAACCGGATCGCCGTCTTGGACGCGGTGGCGAGCGGTCCGCACACGCGACGCGAGTTGGAGGACGCCGTCGGCGCCTCACAGCCGACGCTCGCGCGGATTCTGCGCGACTTCGAGGAGCGTCGCTGGGTCGAGCGGGAGGGGACGCAGTACGTGCCGACGCCGTCGGGGTCGTTCGTCGCGGCGAGTTTCACCGACCTCCTGTCGAACGTCGAGACCGAAGTTCACATCCGTCCGGTCGTCCAGTGGCTGCCGACGGCGCATCTCGACGTCGACCTCGCCCGCTTCGGCGACGCACGAATCACCCGGCCGACGCGGACCAGTCCGAACGGACCGCTGAAGCGGGCGCTCGAACTATCGGCGCGGGCGGAGACGCAACTGGTCGCCTCCTACGTCCTCAACCACGAGATGCTGGAGACCCTGCACGGAGCCGTCGTCGAGGGGACGCAGTCGCTGCGCGGCGTTCTCTCCCGCGAGACGGTCGAGACGCTCCGCGACGACCCGGCCTCGCAGCGTCGCCTCCGCGAGCTACTGAGCTGTGAGGACGCCGACCTCCGACTCGCCGAGGAGCCGATTCCGTTCGCCGTCGGCGTCGCCGACGAGACGGTGTTCTTCTTCCTCAGAGACGACGACGGGTTGCTGCGGGCGCTGTTGGAGTCGACCGACTCCGAGATTCGCGAGTGGGCCGTGCGGGCGGTCGACGACTACTGGAACCGCGGCGTCGGCGTCGACGCCGGAGTCGACTCGTAG
- a CDS encoding PAS domain S-box protein, protein MSDVQLTDALRETLALFEAGGAPVTTTEIADRTGLGRRSAYERLERLADRGRLETKKVGGNGRVWWQPVPDERTSTAESDTSDAEFRSLVEATEEYAIFMLDPDGRVRTWNSGAEQIKGYTADEIVGEHFSTFYTDDERAAGVPEANLEKAARDGSVEDEGWRVRADGSTFWANVTISAIRNDDGTLEGYTKVTRDMTNRREYERRLETQTERVKRQRDELETELDEVFERISDGFYALDDELRFRYLNDQAMETLGVDESAIGADIRDEAVSTAPLEDALYEALETQDSVIFEEYYEPAGRWFYNAIYPSDTGLSVYFRDITQKKERERELARFERAVEATGHAIYMTGPGGEITYVNPAFEETTGYAAEEAVGETPSILQSGEHTDDYYERLWKTVRAGEVWEEEIIDQRKDEALYYAEQTIAPVTDEHGEIDRFVAVQNDITERKTRERQFSTLIDNVPGMVYRCRNEQGWPMEFVSDACREITGYKAETLESDAVSWGDDVMDQTENPNLWEQIHEAAADGESFSVTYRIETANGESRWVRDFGRGVFDDNGNFVDIEGVITDVTDRKERERELERRANQQQTVADLGQFALENDDLDELMDRASRQVADALDNEYCKVLDLDSHAEELLLRQGVGWRDGIVGEARVSATESDSQAAYTLANDHPIVVEDLETDSRFDGPELLRSHDVRSGLSTVIGPFDEPWGILGTHDTEKREYSEEDVTFVQSIANVLAEAIERRQYQQELEQLVADLEESNERLEQFAYAASHDLQEPLRMVSSYLQLLERRHGDAFDEDAEEFLAFAVDGADRMRAMIEGLLQYSRIETSGDPLEPTDLDSVLDEVLEDLQLRIEESDADVTSDPLPRVEGDASQLRQVFQNLLDNAIEYSGDEPPRVHISAERAGDEWAVSVHDEGIGIDPDDTDRIFEVFNRLHTHEEYDGTGIGLAVCQRIIERHGGDIWADSDPGEGATFSFTVPDA, encoded by the coding sequence GTGAGCGACGTACAGTTAACCGACGCACTTCGAGAGACCCTCGCTCTCTTCGAAGCGGGAGGGGCACCCGTGACGACGACCGAGATCGCAGACCGAACCGGCCTCGGCCGTCGGAGCGCCTACGAGCGCCTCGAACGCCTCGCCGATCGCGGTCGACTCGAAACGAAGAAAGTCGGCGGCAATGGACGCGTCTGGTGGCAGCCGGTCCCGGACGAACGAACGTCCACGGCGGAATCGGACACATCGGACGCCGAGTTTCGCTCGCTCGTCGAGGCGACCGAGGAGTACGCTATCTTCATGCTCGACCCGGACGGACGCGTCCGGACGTGGAACTCAGGTGCCGAACAGATCAAGGGCTACACGGCCGACGAAATCGTCGGCGAACACTTCTCGACGTTCTACACCGACGACGAGCGCGCGGCCGGTGTCCCGGAGGCGAACCTCGAAAAGGCCGCACGAGACGGCTCGGTAGAAGATGAGGGGTGGCGGGTCCGAGCCGACGGGTCGACGTTCTGGGCGAACGTGACAATCTCCGCGATTCGAAACGACGACGGCACGCTCGAGGGGTACACCAAAGTCACCCGGGACATGACCAACCGACGGGAGTACGAACGTCGCCTCGAGACGCAGACGGAGCGTGTCAAACGCCAGCGCGACGAACTCGAAACCGAACTCGACGAGGTGTTCGAGCGCATCTCGGACGGGTTCTACGCGCTCGACGACGAGTTGAGGTTCAGGTATCTGAACGATCAGGCGATGGAGACGCTGGGCGTAGACGAGTCCGCCATCGGTGCAGATATCCGCGACGAAGCCGTCTCCACGGCCCCCCTCGAAGACGCGCTGTACGAAGCCCTCGAAACGCAGGACTCCGTGATTTTCGAGGAGTACTACGAGCCGGCCGGCAGGTGGTTCTACAACGCCATCTACCCATCGGATACGGGCCTATCGGTCTATTTCCGAGACATCACACAGAAGAAAGAACGCGAGCGGGAGCTCGCACGCTTCGAGCGCGCGGTCGAAGCTACAGGTCACGCGATATACATGACCGGCCCCGGCGGCGAGATTACGTACGTCAACCCGGCGTTCGAAGAGACCACGGGCTACGCGGCCGAGGAGGCGGTGGGGGAGACGCCGAGCATCCTCCAGTCGGGCGAACACACCGACGACTACTACGAACGGCTCTGGAAGACGGTCCGGGCCGGCGAAGTGTGGGAAGAAGAGATTATCGACCAGCGAAAGGACGAAGCGTTGTACTACGCCGAGCAGACGATCGCGCCCGTGACCGACGAGCACGGCGAGATCGACCGATTCGTCGCCGTTCAGAACGATATCACGGAGCGGAAGACGCGCGAACGGCAGTTCTCGACGTTGATCGACAACGTCCCCGGGATGGTCTATCGGTGCCGTAACGAACAGGGTTGGCCGATGGAGTTCGTCAGCGACGCCTGTCGGGAGATAACCGGGTACAAAGCCGAAACGCTCGAATCCGATGCCGTCTCCTGGGGGGACGACGTCATGGACCAGACGGAGAACCCGAATCTGTGGGAGCAGATCCACGAAGCCGCGGCCGACGGCGAATCGTTCTCCGTGACCTATCGAATCGAGACAGCCAACGGCGAGAGCCGGTGGGTCAGGGACTTCGGGCGCGGCGTCTTCGACGACAACGGCAACTTCGTCGATATCGAGGGGGTCATCACCGACGTCACCGACCGCAAGGAGCGCGAACGCGAACTCGAACGCCGCGCCAATCAGCAGCAGACCGTGGCCGACCTCGGACAGTTCGCGCTCGAAAACGACGACCTCGACGAACTCATGGACCGAGCGTCGCGCCAGGTGGCGGACGCTCTCGACAACGAGTACTGCAAGGTGCTCGACCTCGACTCGCACGCCGAAGAGCTGTTGCTCCGTCAAGGCGTCGGCTGGCGCGACGGCATCGTCGGCGAGGCTAGGGTATCAGCCACCGAATCGGACTCCCAGGCGGCGTACACGCTGGCGAACGATCACCCGATAGTCGTCGAAGACCTCGAGACGGACTCGCGCTTCGACGGCCCCGAGTTGCTGCGGAGCCACGACGTCCGAAGCGGTCTCAGCACCGTCATCGGCCCGTTCGACGAGCCGTGGGGAATCCTCGGCACCCACGACACCGAGAAACGGGAGTACTCCGAGGAGGACGTGACCTTCGTCCAGAGTATCGCGAACGTTCTCGCGGAGGCGATCGAGCGCCGCCAGTACCAGCAGGAACTCGAACAGCTAGTCGCCGACCTCGAAGAGTCCAACGAGCGGCTCGAACAGTTCGCCTACGCCGCCTCCCACGACCTCCAGGAACCGCTCCGGATGGTATCGAGTTACCTGCAACTGCTCGAGCGTCGCCACGGTGACGCGTTCGACGAAGACGCCGAGGAGTTCCTCGCGTTCGCCGTCGACGGTGCCGACCGCATGCGCGCGATGATCGAGGGGTTGCTCCAGTACTCGCGCATCGAGACGTCGGGCGACCCGCTCGAACCGACCGATCTCGATTCAGTTCTCGACGAGGTCCTCGAAGACCTGCAGTTACGGATCGAAGAAAGCGACGCCGACGTGACGTCCGACCCGCTCCCTCGAGTCGAGGGTGACGCAAGCCAGCTCCGGCAGGTGTTCCAGAACCTGCTCGACAACGCGATTGAATACAGCGGTGACGAACCCCCGCGCGTTCACATCTCGGCCGAGAGAGCGGGAGACGAGTGGGCCGTCTCGGTGCACGACGAAGGAATCGGTATCGACCCCGACGACACGGATCGTATTTTCGAGGTCTTCAACCGACTTCACACCCACGAGGAGTACGATGGGACCGGCATCGGACTCGCGGTCTGTCAGCGGATCATCGAGCGCCACGGCGGTGATATCTGGGCCGACTCGGACCCCGGCGAGGGAGCGACGTTCTCGTTTACGGTCCCCGACGCGTAG
- a CDS encoding DUF7344 domain-containing protein, with protein sequence MTAITDALQTGSTTLDQQFISLSHPTRRRILITLAEDNPRDVDEFERSDFTTEDGELEQFIVTLHHNHLPQLADAGFIDWDRESNTITRGPNFEEIRPLVTLIANHQEELPENWP encoded by the coding sequence ATGACAGCAATCACCGACGCCCTACAAACTGGAAGCACTACACTCGACCAACAATTCATATCTCTGAGTCATCCCACTCGCCGCCGGATACTGATAACCCTCGCGGAAGATAATCCACGGGATGTGGACGAGTTCGAGAGGTCTGACTTTACGACAGAAGACGGAGAACTCGAACAGTTCATCGTCACGCTCCATCACAACCATCTACCTCAGCTCGCGGATGCTGGATTCATCGATTGGGACCGCGAATCCAACACTATCACGCGCGGGCCGAACTTCGAAGAGATACGGCCACTCGTCACGCTCATCGCCAACCATCAGGAAGAGCTTCCTGAGAACTGGCCGTAA
- a CDS encoding DoxX family membrane protein: MKTITAANRFESTIGGLTVGARAHSLSVWFVLALRLMMGYAFLYSGWTKLTGPEPFAAQGYLANVAATNGNPLAGVFAWMGTTPWFVSFVDVAVPVGELLIGLGLLVGLLTRLAAFFGATMMALFYFGNWDIAHGLINGDFAYMLVFLAVAAFGAGRILGLDALVENHEVGGETLVEKYPKLEYVLG; the protein is encoded by the coding sequence ATGAAGACGATAACCGCTGCCAACCGATTCGAAAGCACCATCGGTGGACTGACTGTCGGCGCCCGCGCACACAGCCTCAGCGTGTGGTTCGTCCTCGCGCTCCGTCTGATGATGGGCTACGCGTTCTTGTACTCGGGCTGGACGAAGCTCACCGGACCCGAGCCGTTCGCCGCACAGGGGTACTTGGCGAACGTCGCCGCGACGAACGGGAACCCCCTCGCCGGCGTGTTCGCGTGGATGGGAACGACCCCCTGGTTCGTCAGCTTCGTCGACGTGGCCGTACCCGTCGGTGAACTGCTCATCGGGCTCGGACTCCTCGTCGGGCTTCTCACCCGCCTGGCGGCGTTCTTCGGCGCGACGATGATGGCGCTGTTCTACTTCGGTAACTGGGACATCGCCCACGGGCTGATCAACGGCGACTTCGCGTACATGCTCGTGTTCCTCGCCGTCGCGGCGTTCGGCGCCGGCCGCATCCTCGGCCTCGACGCGCTCGTCGAGAACCACGAGGTCGGCGGCGAAACGCTCGTCGAGAAGTACCCGAAACTCGAATACGTCCTCGGATGA
- a CDS encoding saccharopine dehydrogenase family protein: MSTDLLVYGSYGYIGALVARTAVDEGLSPVIAGRRTERVEEQALELGVDYRVFALDHPDVVRRQITDVDAVLNCAGPFSRTADKLRTACLREGVDYLDLAGEIDVLEAAAELDRDAEKGDVTVLPGVGFDVVPTDCLAAHLESRLPSATSLTLALEGLGTFSPGTLKSIVEELPQSGVVRENGALRTVPAAWRTRQFDFGGGEKTGVTVPWGDVSAAYYTTGIENIEVYATVPEFAVSAMQRTRPLVAVAATPPVQRLLMGVVDAVVSGPTAQERAQSANHILGEVEDDEGNRAAARLKTPDTYNFAAQSAVEAARRVLDGDVSAGFQTPASAFGSEFVLSFDGVEREDVENLDSVVPLV, translated from the coding sequence ATGTCAACAGACCTGCTCGTGTACGGGTCGTACGGCTACATCGGTGCGTTGGTCGCGCGGACCGCGGTCGACGAGGGACTATCGCCGGTCATCGCCGGCCGTCGCACCGAGCGCGTCGAAGAGCAGGCGCTCGAACTCGGCGTCGACTACCGCGTCTTCGCGCTCGACCACCCCGACGTCGTCCGCCGGCAGATCACCGACGTCGACGCGGTGTTGAACTGCGCGGGACCGTTCTCGCGGACCGCCGATAAACTGCGAACCGCGTGTCTGCGGGAGGGTGTCGACTATCTGGACCTCGCAGGGGAGATCGACGTCCTGGAGGCGGCCGCCGAACTGGACCGCGACGCCGAGAAAGGAGACGTCACCGTCCTGCCGGGCGTCGGCTTCGACGTCGTCCCGACCGACTGTCTGGCCGCCCATCTCGAATCGCGGCTCCCGTCGGCGACGTCGCTGACGCTCGCGTTAGAGGGCCTCGGCACGTTCTCGCCGGGAACGCTGAAATCCATCGTCGAGGAGCTCCCGCAGTCGGGAGTCGTCCGCGAGAACGGGGCGCTGCGGACCGTTCCGGCGGCGTGGCGGACGCGGCAGTTCGACTTCGGCGGCGGCGAGAAGACGGGCGTGACGGTGCCGTGGGGCGACGTCTCGGCGGCGTACTACACGACGGGCATCGAGAACATCGAAGTGTACGCGACGGTGCCCGAGTTCGCCGTGAGCGCGATGCAGCGCACTCGACCGCTCGTCGCGGTGGCGGCGACGCCGCCGGTCCAACGACTGTTGATGGGCGTCGTCGACGCCGTCGTCTCCGGGCCGACCGCCCAGGAACGCGCCCAGAGCGCGAACCACATCCTCGGCGAGGTCGAAGACGACGAGGGCAACAGGGCCGCGGCGCGACTGAAGACACCCGACACGTACAACTTCGCCGCGCAATCGGCGGTCGAGGCGGCGCGGCGCGTCCTCGACGGCGACGTCTCGGCGGGTTTTCAGACGCCCGCCTCCGCGTTCGGGTCGGAGTTCGTCCTCTCGTTCGACGGCGTCGAACGCGAAGACGTGGAGAACCTCGACAGCGTCGTGCCGCTGGTCTGA
- a CDS encoding DUF7344 domain-containing protein, whose translation MMKPSQDATPDRAFEYLSGGSLETLVADAVGHPRRRAVLAHLTEQQRPVLLEDLAAAVARREYDSPSDEDVKEVLTTLYHQHLPKLAAADIVEYDGEGDWISVELTEEATPLKASLEASLGENVTEYYTT comes from the coding sequence ATGATGAAGCCCTCGCAGGATGCGACACCGGATCGGGCGTTCGAGTATCTCTCTGGTGGCTCCCTCGAAACGCTCGTCGCAGACGCGGTGGGTCATCCTCGTCGTCGAGCCGTCCTTGCACACCTCACAGAGCAGCAACGGCCCGTTCTCCTCGAAGACCTCGCCGCGGCGGTCGCGCGCCGAGAGTACGACTCGCCGAGCGACGAGGACGTCAAGGAGGTGCTGACCACACTCTACCATCAGCACCTCCCCAAACTCGCAGCCGCCGACATCGTCGAATACGACGGAGAGGGCGACTGGATTTCGGTCGAGCTCACCGAGGAGGCCACACCGCTGAAAGCCAGCCTCGAAGCGAGCCTCGGCGAGAACGTCACCGAGTATTACACCACCTAG
- a CDS encoding MFS transporter — protein sequence MTGCAGIGTRWALSVSILKYYLYKATKAVEFYRPIMYLFFLAQGLSFTQIAILEALYNLTTLFGEIPTGYIGDRVGRRNSLLIGTSIIALTLLGIGLSNSFLPLAGLYVCWSMGYNFRSGSEDAWLYDTLTDDLSEDEFARVRGRGESVALAVGAGAAVVGGYLGSIDLSYPWFVAAGVTSIGVVVLLSLDDPETYKRTNSEALSLRQTVGIVRDVLTRRQLRAFLLYYYVLYAGVTYLVFVFLQPIFETVVLDLGVAQSQVESLLGWFYAAYSIVGAVLSYYTGTIERTVGLRTWFLVLPFAVSGALVGMYFVPLLALPTFLLIRGLSDVTRSFAGQYINDRIETLGRATVLSAMAMVSGLAVVPFQLGSGVISDTVSPLFALAVGGVVLAGGSGAILLWQEPIGEKRG from the coding sequence ATGACTGGCTGTGCGGGTATCGGGACTCGGTGGGCGCTCTCTGTGAGTATTCTGAAGTACTATCTCTACAAGGCGACGAAAGCAGTCGAGTTCTACCGGCCCATCATGTACCTCTTCTTTCTGGCACAGGGGCTCTCGTTCACCCAAATTGCGATTTTAGAGGCGCTGTACAATCTGACGACGTTGTTCGGGGAGATCCCGACTGGGTACATCGGTGACCGAGTCGGACGGCGCAACAGTCTCCTCATCGGGACGTCGATCATCGCGCTGACGCTTCTCGGTATCGGCCTCTCGAATTCGTTTCTCCCGCTGGCGGGCCTCTACGTCTGCTGGTCGATGGGCTACAACTTTCGTTCGGGCAGCGAAGACGCGTGGCTCTACGACACGCTCACCGACGACCTCTCGGAAGACGAGTTCGCTCGCGTGAGAGGGCGCGGAGAGTCGGTCGCGCTGGCAGTCGGTGCCGGTGCGGCCGTGGTCGGCGGGTATCTCGGCAGCATCGACCTCTCGTACCCGTGGTTCGTCGCTGCCGGCGTGACGAGCATCGGGGTCGTCGTACTGCTCTCCCTCGACGATCCGGAGACGTACAAGCGGACGAACTCGGAGGCGCTGAGTCTTCGCCAAACGGTCGGCATCGTCCGTGATGTCCTCACTCGCCGCCAACTCCGGGCGTTCCTCCTGTACTACTACGTTCTGTACGCCGGTGTGACGTACCTCGTGTTCGTCTTCCTCCAGCCGATTTTCGAGACTGTCGTTCTCGACCTCGGGGTCGCTCAGTCACAGGTCGAGAGCCTGCTCGGGTGGTTCTACGCGGCGTACAGTATCGTCGGCGCAGTGCTCAGCTACTACACCGGTACCATCGAGCGGACCGTGGGACTGCGAACGTGGTTTCTCGTTCTGCCGTTTGCCGTCAGCGGTGCGTTGGTCGGGATGTACTTCGTCCCGTTACTGGCGCTTCCGACGTTCCTGTTGATACGAGGGCTCTCGGACGTCACCCGCTCGTTCGCCGGACAGTACATCAACGACCGCATCGAGACGCTCGGCCGCGCCACCGTGCTGAGCGCGATGGCGATGGTCAGCGGGCTGGCGGTCGTCCCGTTCCAACTCGGGAGTGGGGTTATCTCTGATACGGTCTCGCCGCTGTTCGCACTCGCCGTCGGTGGCGTCGTACTCGCCGGGGGCTCGGGCGCCATCCTCCTTTGGCAAGAACCTATCGGCGAGAAACGGGGGTAA
- a CDS encoding ABC transporter ATP-binding protein, giving the protein MTAIQIEALYKRYGDVTAVDGLSLAVDDGELFGLLGPNGAGKTTTMEILTGRLTPERGHVTVLDVDPVERPTAARERVGILPEKESPPSFMTPREYFEFVGAVRGISDDELDERIRMWADRLGFSEKLDTLSTDLSRGQQQKVMIASAFLHEPALVFIDEPLANLDPIVQERVKRFLREYRDAGNTVVVTTHDVDVAEELCSRVGIVYNGTLVEDVRPAELATDQTLLDVFLDRVDATVERGVPAGD; this is encoded by the coding sequence GTGACTGCAATCCAGATCGAAGCGCTCTACAAGAGGTACGGAGACGTCACCGCGGTCGACGGGCTCTCCCTCGCCGTCGACGACGGCGAACTGTTCGGCCTTCTCGGTCCAAACGGGGCCGGCAAGACCACGACGATGGAGATTTTGACCGGCCGGCTCACACCGGAGCGCGGTCACGTCACCGTGCTGGACGTCGACCCGGTCGAACGCCCGACTGCAGCCCGCGAACGAGTCGGAATCCTTCCCGAAAAGGAGTCGCCTCCTAGCTTCATGACTCCCCGGGAGTACTTCGAGTTCGTCGGTGCAGTCCGTGGAATTTCCGACGACGAGCTAGACGAGCGAATCCGGATGTGGGCCGACAGACTCGGTTTCTCGGAGAAACTCGACACACTGTCCACGGATCTCTCGCGCGGCCAACAGCAGAAGGTCATGATCGCGAGCGCGTTCCTCCACGAGCCTGCTCTCGTGTTCATCGACGAGCCGCTGGCCAATCTCGACCCAATCGTCCAGGAGCGGGTGAAGCGCTTTCTGCGCGAGTACCGGGATGCCGGCAACACGGTAGTCGTCACGACGCACGACGTGGATGTGGCCGAGGAGCTGTGTTCGCGCGTGGGGATCGTGTACAACGGGACGCTCGTCGAAGACGTTCGCCCGGCCGAACTCGCGACCGACCAGACGCTCCTCGACGTTTTCTTAGACCGAGTCGACGCGACCGTCGAACGAGGTGTTCCAGCGGGTGACTGA
- a CDS encoding universal stress protein: MAAHSAFAEDTTAVGDQRAEHRFEPAPAAVSGGDGVFEHVLLAVDPEMDERVAEVALSVAASHGARVDALSVVRMNASVDHWDVVVERREERAEKALDAVGDAAADHDLSVEKRLRYGTPAEEIAKYAEHHDVDLVVVGEPSRSGLRRFLSPKSVTDRVRRSTSAPVLTV; the protein is encoded by the coding sequence ATGGCAGCACATTCGGCGTTCGCCGAGGACACGACTGCGGTGGGAGATCAGAGAGCGGAGCACCGTTTCGAGCCCGCACCGGCGGCCGTCTCCGGCGGAGACGGCGTCTTCGAGCACGTCCTCCTCGCGGTCGACCCCGAAATGGACGAGCGCGTCGCCGAGGTCGCGCTCTCCGTGGCGGCCAGCCACGGCGCGCGCGTCGACGCGCTGTCGGTCGTCCGGATGAACGCCTCGGTCGACCACTGGGACGTGGTCGTCGAACGTCGTGAGGAGCGTGCCGAGAAGGCGCTGGACGCAGTCGGCGACGCCGCCGCCGACCACGACCTCTCGGTCGAAAAACGACTGCGCTACGGTACACCGGCCGAGGAGATAGCGAAGTACGCCGAGCATCACGACGTCGACCTCGTCGTCGTCGGTGAACCGAGTCGAAGCGGCCTGCGTCGGTTCCTCTCACCGAAGAGCGTCACCGACCGCGTCCGCCGGTCGACTTCCGCGCCGGTGCTGACGGTTTAG
- a CDS encoding CopG family ribbon-helix-helix protein produces MSRVEVTLPDDLSDRIDRLVEQGEFLNRQAAMEELLSMGVSTYDTTDEPGEELDDELFNQKVEEQQDPALRDNVEGDGSPY; encoded by the coding sequence ATGTCCAGAGTCGAAGTGACGCTGCCGGACGACCTCTCAGACCGCATCGACCGCCTCGTCGAACAGGGCGAGTTCCTGAACCGACAGGCGGCGATGGAGGAACTACTCTCGATGGGCGTCTCGACGTACGATACGACGGACGAACCGGGGGAGGAACTGGACGACGAGCTGTTCAACCAGAAAGTCGAGGAACAGCAGGACCCGGCGCTGCGCGACAACGTCGAGGGCGACGGCTCCCCCTACTGA
- a CDS encoding DUF7344 domain-containing protein, with product MTTKTSDTNPSDGNPNLSPSEIFSLLSNERRRYALYYLTTQVGAIHLGELAEQLAIWEGEPTMDHYHRIYVGLLHNHLSALIRADVVEYDAAEELISISDGIRPVRPYLELSESEDMSHLDW from the coding sequence ATGACTACAAAAACAAGTGACACAAACCCTTCAGATGGCAATCCGAATCTTTCGCCGTCGGAGATCTTTTCGCTGCTGTCGAACGAGAGACGTCGGTACGCGCTGTACTATCTGACCACGCAAGTCGGAGCCATCCACCTCGGTGAGCTAGCCGAGCAGCTCGCCATCTGGGAGGGCGAACCGACGATGGACCACTATCACCGAATCTACGTCGGATTACTCCACAACCATCTCTCGGCGCTCATCCGCGCCGACGTGGTCGAGTACGACGCCGCCGAGGAACTGATCTCCATCTCGGACGGAATTCGTCCCGTCCGTCCGTATCTGGAACTCTCAGAGTCCGAGGATATGAGTCACTTGGATTGGTGA